The Daphnia carinata strain CSIRO-1 chromosome 2, CSIRO_AGI_Dcar_HiC_V3, whole genome shotgun sequence genome has a segment encoding these proteins:
- the LOC130686161 gene encoding mucin-2-like, which translates to MQFVVLAALIAVAAANSAYPGSTYPVPSYHGSSYSPSTYEPAQPYSFNWAVYDGYGNNYAHSESSDGKVTTGSYRVLLPDGRVQIVTYKADSYGYTADVKYEGEAKYPAPSAYSAQAYSAPVFTSQVVTAPAVSSRTYSAPVVTAPAAPARVFTSSSVTVPGANSRTYSAPVLTSSAGRTSEANSRTYSAPVVTVTAPAATSRTYSAPVFTSPAVTAPVITSPVVTSSGDTSRIYSAPDFTSSAVTGSTGTSRTYSAPVAPVVTSPAAPSPVFTSDPRPAPAVSSRTYSAPVVTARTAPDSVLITSSVTAPGANSRTYSAPIFTSPASSATVSTSSSVTAPAASSGTYSAPVFTSPAAPASVVTSPSINEPASTSRTYSEAESITAPATDAVYTTSTNVARDY; encoded by the exons ATGCAG TTCGTCGTACTCGCCGCCTTGATCGCTGTCGCCGCAGCCAATTCCGCCTATCCCGGCTCAACTTATCCAGTTCCATCTTACCATGGGTCATCTTATTCACCTTCGACTTACGAG CCCGCTCAGCCGTACTCTTTCAACTGGGCAGTCTATGATGGCTATGGCAACAACTACGCCCACTCTGAGAGCAGCGACGGCAAGGTGACGACCGGCTCTTACCGCGTCCTCCTTCCTGATGGTCGTGTTCAAATCGTAACGTACAAAGCTGACAGTTACGGATACACTgctgatgtcaagtacgaaggTGAAGCCAAGTACCCCGCTCCATCCGCCTACTCAGCCCAGGCTTACTCCGCACCTGTATTCACCTCTCAAGTTGTCACCGCTCCAGCTGTATCATCTCgtacttactccgcaccagttGTTACCGCTCCTGCTGCTCCTGCTCGTGTTTTCACCTCTTCATCTGTCACGGTTCCAGGTGCTAACTCCCGCACATATTCCGCACCGGTCTTGACTTCTTCCGCTGGCCGCACTTCGGAAGCCAACTCCCGTACTTATTCCGCACCAGTAGTCACTGTTACCGCTCCTGCTGCAACCTCTCGTACCTACTCTGCTCCAGTTTTCACGTCCCCGGCTGTCACCGCTCCTGTTATCACCTCTCCGGTTGTCACTAGTTCTGGTGACACCTCCCGCATCTACTCCGCCCCAGATTTCACGTCATCGGCGGTCACGGGTTCTACCGGCACCTCCCGCACTTACTCCGCACCGGTGGCACCGGTGGTCACTTCCCCCGCTGCCCCTTCACCTGTATTCACTTCCGATCCGCGCCCAGCTCCTGCTGTTTCCTCTCGTACTTACTCAGCACCAGTGGTGACCGCTCGCACTGCTCCAGATTCCGTCTTAATCACTTCATCTGTCACGGCTCCAGGTGCTAACTCCCGCACTTATTCCGCTCCCATTTTCACTTCTCCGGCGTCCTCAGCTACTGTGTCCACCTCGTCTTCGGTCACGGCACCTGCTGCCTCATCCGGTAcctactccgcaccagttTTCACTTCTCCGGCTGCTCCAGCCTCTGTTGTCACGTCTCCATCGATCAACGAACCCGCTTCAACCTCCCGTACTTACTCCGAAGCAGAGTCCATCACCGCTCCCGCAACCGACGCAGTCTACACGACTTCAACCAACGTTGCCCGCGACTACTGA